One region of Brachybacterium saurashtrense genomic DNA includes:
- a CDS encoding TrkA C-terminal domain-containing protein, with protein sequence MIALLEGSPLLTLFLVVATGAVLGAIPFGRVRFGAAGALFTGLALSAAAPHLGASMDIVQTLGLALFVYTVGISAGAAFFSTLNRQLPLLGAATAAAVLGAALTLVLGGVLGLSRDLSLGLFTGALTAAPALDAAHRLTGTSAPSVGYAFGYPIGVIIGIVVVSTVVNRAWPGRRDTPALAGTRLASATVAVHRAVNLRDVPQWSDQEVRFSYLRRDGRVRVIVPGEDLLAGDEVVAVGMPDAVDAVTEELGERSDRHVAHDRSLVEFTRLTVSNPDLASRSLADLNLSVRFGAVATRVRRGDLELLARDDLVLEPGDRIAVVVERRRLDDVHAFLGDSDRKAGELDALSLGLGLVLGVALGLVEVPVPGGGTFSLGPAAGPLLVGMMLGALRRTGPVVWALPGSANLTLRQLGLLLFLAGLGLTAGPQVATVLASPTAWRAAVLSAAVAALSCAAMLIAARWVLDLSAPRAAGAVAGFLGQPAVLEAAGARRADERIEAAYATLFAFSIVVKIVLVPVVWHL encoded by the coding sequence GTGATCGCCCTGCTCGAGGGGAGCCCCCTGCTCACGCTGTTCCTGGTGGTCGCCACCGGAGCGGTGCTCGGCGCGATCCCCTTCGGTCGCGTACGCTTCGGCGCCGCCGGGGCGCTGTTCACCGGCCTCGCCCTCTCCGCCGCCGCCCCGCACCTGGGCGCCAGCATGGACATCGTGCAGACCCTGGGCCTGGCCCTATTCGTCTACACCGTGGGGATCTCCGCCGGGGCCGCGTTCTTCTCCACCCTGAACCGGCAGCTGCCGCTGCTGGGCGCCGCCACCGCCGCCGCCGTGCTGGGCGCGGCCCTCACCCTGGTGCTCGGAGGGGTGCTGGGGCTGAGCCGCGACCTGTCGCTGGGCCTGTTCACGGGCGCGCTCACCGCCGCCCCCGCCCTGGACGCCGCGCACCGGCTCACCGGCACCTCCGCGCCCTCGGTGGGCTACGCCTTCGGCTACCCGATCGGCGTGATCATCGGGATCGTGGTGGTCTCCACCGTGGTCAACCGTGCCTGGCCCGGCCGCCGCGACACCCCGGCCCTGGCCGGCACCCGCCTCGCCTCCGCCACCGTGGCGGTGCACCGCGCGGTGAACCTGCGGGACGTGCCGCAGTGGAGCGACCAGGAGGTGCGCTTCTCCTACCTGCGCCGCGACGGGCGCGTGCGGGTGATCGTGCCCGGCGAGGACCTGCTCGCCGGGGACGAGGTGGTCGCCGTGGGGATGCCGGACGCCGTCGACGCGGTCACCGAGGAGCTCGGCGAGCGCAGCGACCGGCACGTCGCCCACGACCGCTCGCTGGTGGAGTTCACCCGCCTCACCGTCTCCAACCCGGATCTCGCCTCCCGCTCCCTCGCGGATCTCAACCTCTCGGTGCGCTTCGGCGCGGTGGCGACCCGGGTGCGGCGCGGCGACCTCGAACTGCTGGCCCGCGACGACCTCGTGCTGGAGCCCGGGGACCGGATCGCGGTGGTGGTGGAGCGGCGCCGCCTCGACGACGTGCACGCCTTCCTCGGCGACTCCGACCGCAAGGCCGGCGAGCTGGACGCCCTCTCCCTGGGACTCGGCCTGGTGCTGGGCGTGGCGCTGGGCCTGGTGGAGGTGCCGGTGCCCGGCGGCGGCACCTTCTCGCTGGGCCCGGCGGCCGGGCCGCTGCTGGTGGGGATGATGCTGGGGGCGCTGCGCCGCACCGGTCCGGTGGTGTGGGCGCTGCCCGGCAGCGCGAACCTCACCCTGCGCCAGCTGGGGCTGCTGCTGTTCCTGGCCGGGCTGGGCCTCACCGCCGGCCCCCAGGTCGCCACCGTGCTCGCCTCGCCCACCGCCTGGCGGGCCGCGGTGCTCTCCGCCGCGGTGGCGGCGCTGAGCTGCGCGGCGATGCTGATCGCCGCCCGCTGGGTGCTGGACCTCTCCGCCCCGCGGGCCGCCGGCGCGGTCGCCGGTTTCCTGGGCCAGCCCGCGGTGCTCGAGGCGGCCGGCGCCCGACGGGCCGACGAGCGCATCGAGGCGGCCTACGCGACCCTGTTCGCCTTCTCGATCGTGGTGAAGATCGTGCTGGTGCCGGTGGTGTGGCACCTGTGA
- a CDS encoding aryl-sulfate sulfotransferase has product MSNASPAPSPDPSVGPSAPVPSPGGPVRRRTVMAGAAGASLALLGLGACTEDAPEPGPQEPDEEQVAALSVVYREEARARGDWTVWAVGYDLGEDEEAPALYEATTQQARHEALEAKKAEKQWTAQDPLLVIDPYGTTLTGLYVYFEDEAAGALDVLARAASTQDYAHTAANHATAGGFEGLVIGLIPGAHTTMMLTWRPEGGQGSAGEVRVKAPTTASGYGTALAAEIHDAEALTPGLFAMNGVTGLGNNTYLMDSTGIMRAEVPAVDTAAHQFIPEDGRIVTTTGSRQLGVLDPLGHATTLIDLGEHSVHHDLAVVGDLVYLLTSDASSERVEDRVLRVDLASGAVEQVVDLQQLLPEYESLAHAQEGAAGGSVVQGKDWIHINSIDVTDGVMILSARETSTIIALDDALEPGGEPSVRWMLGVEELWEGTGYEELFLAPEGEVLGNAGQHSVHRLDDDALPEGQYYLEMFNNNYWRMSTREDAEWQDVGPANATTDEHDGVSHALRYVVDEAAGTFSQDEAIELPYSSVVSNVYRLGTGGIDQNMVANSGRSNEFSERSADGEVLASYRYDSASHGYRVYKHTFEGFWFAAP; this is encoded by the coding sequence ATGTCGAACGCCTCGCCCGCCCCGTCGCCGGACCCGTCCGTCGGCCCCTCCGCCCCCGTGCCGTCGCCCGGCGGCCCCGTGCGCCGGCGCACCGTGATGGCCGGCGCCGCGGGCGCCTCCCTGGCCCTGCTGGGCCTCGGCGCCTGCACCGAGGACGCTCCGGAGCCCGGCCCGCAGGAGCCCGACGAGGAGCAGGTCGCCGCCCTTTCCGTCGTCTACCGCGAGGAGGCGCGGGCCCGCGGGGACTGGACCGTGTGGGCGGTGGGCTACGACCTCGGCGAGGACGAGGAGGCGCCCGCGCTGTACGAGGCCACCACCCAGCAGGCCCGCCACGAGGCGCTCGAGGCGAAGAAGGCGGAGAAGCAGTGGACCGCCCAGGACCCGCTGCTGGTGATCGACCCCTACGGCACCACCCTCACCGGCCTGTACGTGTACTTCGAGGACGAGGCCGCCGGTGCCCTCGACGTGCTGGCCCGGGCCGCCTCCACCCAGGACTACGCCCACACCGCCGCCAACCATGCCACCGCTGGCGGCTTCGAGGGCCTGGTGATCGGCCTGATCCCCGGCGCGCACACCACGATGATGCTCACCTGGCGGCCCGAGGGCGGGCAGGGGAGCGCGGGCGAGGTGCGGGTGAAGGCGCCCACCACCGCCTCCGGCTACGGCACCGCCCTGGCCGCCGAGATCCACGACGCCGAGGCGCTCACCCCGGGCCTGTTCGCGATGAACGGCGTCACGGGCCTGGGCAACAACACCTACCTGATGGACAGCACCGGCATCATGCGCGCCGAGGTGCCCGCCGTGGACACCGCCGCCCACCAGTTCATCCCGGAGGACGGCCGCATCGTCACCACCACCGGGTCGCGGCAGCTGGGCGTGCTGGATCCCCTCGGGCACGCCACCACCCTCATCGACCTCGGCGAGCACAGCGTCCACCACGACCTCGCGGTGGTGGGCGACCTGGTGTACCTGCTCACCTCCGACGCCTCCTCCGAGCGGGTGGAGGACCGGGTGCTGCGGGTGGATCTGGCGAGCGGTGCGGTGGAGCAGGTGGTGGACCTCCAGCAGCTGCTGCCGGAGTACGAGAGCCTCGCCCACGCCCAGGAGGGCGCGGCCGGCGGCTCCGTGGTGCAGGGCAAGGACTGGATCCACATCAACTCGATCGACGTCACCGACGGCGTCATGATCCTCTCCGCCCGGGAGACCTCCACGATCATCGCGCTGGACGACGCGCTCGAGCCCGGCGGCGAGCCCTCCGTGCGCTGGATGCTCGGCGTGGAGGAGCTGTGGGAGGGCACCGGCTACGAGGAGCTCTTCCTCGCCCCCGAGGGCGAGGTGCTCGGCAACGCCGGCCAGCACAGCGTGCACCGCCTCGACGACGACGCCCTGCCCGAGGGCCAGTACTACCTGGAGATGTTCAACAACAACTACTGGCGCATGAGCACTCGCGAGGACGCCGAGTGGCAGGACGTGGGCCCCGCGAACGCCACCACCGACGAGCACGACGGCGTGAGCCACGCTCTGCGCTACGTGGTGGACGAGGCGGCCGGCACCTTCTCCCAGGACGAGGCGATCGAGCTGCCCTACTCCTCGGTGGTCTCCAACGTGTACCGGCTCGGGACCGGCGGGATCGACCAGAACATGGTCGCCAACTCCGGGCGCTCCAACGAGTTCAGCGAGCGCTCCGCCGACGGCGAGGTGCTGGCCTCCTACCGCTACGACTCCGCCAGCCACGGCTACCGCGTCTACAAGCACACCTTCGAGGGCTTCTGGTTCGCGGCCCCCTGA
- a CDS encoding MFS transporter: MTSSLQHGTTPPASTASDTPAATDGTAPTTGAGRTGAGQPVAGPAAAPSMREAFRQPTSVWAIAFAATVSFMGIGLVDPILPAISEQLDASPSQAMLLFTSYLVVTAIAMFFTSWFASRAGVKRTLLVGLALVVVFAALAATAGSVGEIIGLRAGWGLGNALFISTALAAIVGATTGPSAGAIILYETALGIGLAIGPLLGGLLGSVSWRAPFAGTAVLMGVGFLAITLLLQREQRPARVSPLASLRALAHPALRTLALTAIFYNLAFFVLLAYSPFPLEAAAAAHGTEFGALGLGGVFFGWGVALAITSVFAAPQLTRRLGLVPTLLVTLGLLTVLMVALALFHGSMAGMIALIVGGGLLLGIMNTALTETVMEATDLPRGVASSAYSGVRFLGGAVAPAVAGPLAAATTAGAPYLLAAASLVLAIAMLAIGRRHLARVGAHHDLDPAQEAEAITAGDEA; encoded by the coding sequence ATGACCTCCTCCCTCCAGCACGGCACCACGCCGCCCGCTTCCACCGCCTCCGACACCCCAGCCGCCACCGACGGCACTGCCCCCACCACGGGCGCCGGCCGCACTGGCGCCGGCCAGCCTGTGGCCGGCCCGGCCGCCGCCCCCTCGATGCGCGAGGCGTTCCGGCAGCCGACGTCCGTGTGGGCGATCGCGTTCGCCGCGACGGTCTCCTTCATGGGGATCGGCCTGGTGGACCCGATCCTGCCCGCGATCAGCGAGCAGCTGGACGCCTCCCCCTCGCAGGCGATGCTGCTGTTCACCAGCTACCTCGTCGTCACCGCGATCGCGATGTTCTTCACCAGCTGGTTCGCCTCCCGCGCCGGGGTGAAGCGCACCCTGCTGGTGGGCCTGGCGCTGGTGGTGGTGTTCGCGGCGCTGGCCGCCACGGCGGGCTCCGTGGGCGAGATCATCGGCCTGCGCGCCGGCTGGGGGCTCGGCAACGCCCTGTTCATCTCCACCGCCCTGGCCGCGATCGTGGGCGCGACCACCGGCCCGTCGGCCGGGGCGATCATCCTGTACGAGACCGCGCTGGGGATCGGGCTCGCCATCGGCCCGCTGCTGGGCGGGCTGCTGGGCAGCGTCTCCTGGCGGGCGCCGTTCGCGGGCACCGCGGTGCTGATGGGCGTGGGGTTCCTCGCGATCACTCTGCTGCTGCAGCGCGAGCAGCGGCCCGCGCGCGTCTCGCCGCTGGCCTCGCTGCGGGCGCTGGCCCATCCCGCCCTGCGCACCCTCGCGCTCACGGCGATCTTCTACAACCTCGCGTTCTTCGTGCTGCTGGCCTACTCCCCCTTCCCGCTGGAGGCCGCCGCCGCGGCGCACGGCACCGAGTTCGGGGCGCTGGGCCTGGGCGGGGTGTTCTTCGGCTGGGGCGTGGCGCTGGCGATCACCTCGGTGTTCGCCGCCCCGCAGCTCACCCGGCGGCTGGGGCTGGTGCCCACGCTGCTGGTCACGCTGGGCCTGCTCACGGTGCTGATGGTGGCGCTGGCCCTGTTCCACGGCTCCATGGCCGGCATGATCGCGCTGATCGTGGGGGGCGGTCTGCTGCTGGGCATCATGAACACGGCCCTCACCGAGACGGTGATGGAGGCGACCGACCTGCCGCGCGGGGTGGCGAGCTCCGCCTACTCCGGCGTGCGCTTCCTGGGTGGTGCGGTGGCCCCGGCCGTGGCCGGCCCGCTGGCGGCGGCGACCACGGCCGGCGCGCCGTACCTGCTGGCCGCGGCGTCGCTGGTGCTCGCGATCGCGATGCTGGCGATCGGGCGGCGGCACCTGGCCCGCGTGGGCGCGCACCACGATCTCGACCCGGCGCAGGAGGCCGAGGCGATCACCGCCGGCGACGAGGCCTGA
- a CDS encoding MarR family winged helix-turn-helix transcriptional regulator: MTTEPDPTAPADDRPAGDLPQTLALVCSQFSRLAARRSEVGVGSVSWRVVATIERHGPLRLSEIAERERVSRPTATAVIKRLEEESLVRRDPDPSDSRSSLISTTSQGSARLAAWRGQLAAGVGELLDPLPAEDRAALERAAAVLSRLIDDHGG; the protein is encoded by the coding sequence GTGACCACCGAGCCCGACCCCACCGCGCCCGCCGACGACCGACCTGCCGGCGATCTGCCGCAGACCCTGGCCCTGGTGTGCAGCCAGTTCTCGCGCCTGGCGGCACGGCGCTCCGAGGTGGGGGTAGGCAGCGTGTCCTGGCGGGTGGTCGCCACGATCGAACGGCACGGCCCGCTGCGGCTGAGCGAGATCGCCGAGCGCGAGCGCGTCTCCCGTCCCACCGCGACCGCCGTGATCAAGCGGCTCGAGGAGGAGTCCCTGGTGCGCCGGGACCCCGACCCGTCGGACTCCCGCTCGAGCCTCATCAGCACCACCTCGCAGGGTTCCGCCCGGCTGGCCGCCTGGCGCGGCCAGCTCGCCGCGGGCGTGGGCGAGCTGCTCGACCCGTTGCCCGCGGAGGATCGCGCCGCGCTCGAGCGCGCCGCCGCCGTGCTGAGCCGCCTCATCGACGACCACGGCGGGTGA
- a CDS encoding L-idonate 5-dehydrogenase, which yields MKALVIHGAGDIRWQDVPDVEPGPDEVRLRIRYVGICGSDLHYFYNGANGAFVITEPLTPGHELSAVVDLDPSGEYAPGTAVTVHPAGYGTSAPGIEDRPHLWPGGDYLGSASVTPHRQGAASEMLVVTRGNVRRLPRSLPLVRGALAEPLAVALHAVTIAGDVTGKRCLVLGAGPIGLLAVASLLHRGAASVDVTDVRPEPLERARALGAEATLQVPDQAPESGAYDVVLECSAAPASLSSGVLAVRPAGILVQVAILPDHDIPVNLAALVAKEVQLRGTQRFDTEIDEAIALLAEDPRFDAVVTQILPASDAEDAFATARDASRSAKVLLEL from the coding sequence ATGAAGGCCCTCGTCATCCATGGCGCCGGAGACATCCGCTGGCAGGACGTGCCGGACGTCGAGCCCGGGCCCGACGAGGTGCGGCTGCGCATCCGGTACGTCGGGATCTGCGGCTCGGACCTGCACTACTTCTACAACGGCGCGAACGGCGCCTTCGTCATCACCGAGCCGCTCACCCCCGGCCATGAGCTCTCCGCCGTGGTGGATCTCGACCCCAGCGGCGAGTACGCGCCGGGCACCGCGGTGACGGTGCATCCGGCCGGCTACGGCACCAGCGCACCCGGCATCGAGGACCGCCCGCACCTCTGGCCGGGTGGGGACTACCTGGGCAGCGCGTCCGTCACCCCGCACAGGCAGGGCGCGGCCTCGGAGATGCTCGTGGTCACGCGCGGGAACGTGCGCCGCCTGCCCCGGTCGCTGCCGCTGGTGCGCGGGGCGCTCGCCGAGCCGCTCGCGGTCGCGCTGCACGCGGTGACGATCGCCGGGGACGTCACCGGGAAGCGATGCCTGGTGCTGGGGGCGGGCCCGATCGGGCTGCTCGCCGTCGCCTCGCTGCTGCATCGCGGCGCCGCCTCGGTGGACGTCACCGATGTGCGCCCGGAGCCGCTCGAACGGGCGCGGGCCCTCGGCGCCGAGGCCACGCTCCAGGTGCCGGACCAGGCACCCGAAAGCGGTGCGTACGACGTGGTGCTGGAGTGCTCGGCGGCCCCGGCCTCGCTCTCCTCGGGCGTGCTCGCGGTGCGCCCCGCGGGGATCCTGGTGCAGGTCGCGATCCTGCCCGACCACGACATCCCCGTGAACCTCGCGGCGCTGGTCGCGAAGGAGGTGCAGCTGCGCGGCACGCAGCGCTTCGACACCGAGATCGACGAGGCGATCGCGCTGCTGGCCGAGGATCCGCGCTTCGACGCCGTGGTCACGCAGATCCTCCCCGCCTCGGACGCGGAGGATGCCTTCGCGACCGCCCGCGACGCCTCCCGTTCCGCGAAGGTGCTGCTGGAGCTCTGA
- a CDS encoding mannitol dehydrogenase family protein, producing the protein MTAPGSVPPLGRSRLGTVPLLGASAPEDPARAGIIHLGLGAFHRAHAAVHTALAMQAEPGDWGIVGFAHRSRRVVDPMARQDGVYSVLELSEAGARADVLNVHRGLGVMAEEPQRVIAEIADPARKLLTLAVSEGGYSVSPRTGGLDVDSPALRADLDDARSENPAAPRTVIGLLAAGLTARARSGAPFAVLPCDNVSAAGRTTRRMVTEFLQLSGADEDALTFVREHVSFPDAMVDRIVPATTPATSAQVAALLGVQDDAPVRAEQFSMWVIEDDFPAGRPAWERGGAIMSSEVEKYEQVKLRILNGPHSLIAYLGALDDRPTIPAAFAEDWIAEATLALIHHENLPTIDLPADLDVNGYIEDLTHRWRNHDLGHRTAQVGSDGSMRLPQRVPTPALTHLRAGRLPAMLALTVAAWFACVVPPAGFDPGEQARAMTDPDQARLQEVAAGTTTPAAHARALLASGCLSTELAAHEEFTDLVGALLTTLVSVGPRAAAAEALTLSMKENR; encoded by the coding sequence GTGACCGCTCCCGGCTCTGTCCCGCCGCTGGGCCGCTCCCGCCTCGGCACCGTGCCGCTGCTCGGCGCCTCCGCCCCCGAGGATCCGGCCCGTGCCGGGATCATCCACCTGGGGCTCGGCGCCTTCCATCGCGCGCACGCCGCCGTGCACACGGCGCTGGCGATGCAGGCCGAGCCCGGGGACTGGGGCATCGTCGGCTTCGCGCATCGCTCCCGCCGGGTGGTCGACCCGATGGCGCGCCAGGACGGGGTGTACTCGGTGCTGGAGCTGTCCGAGGCCGGGGCCCGGGCCGACGTCCTGAACGTGCACCGTGGCCTCGGCGTCATGGCCGAGGAGCCGCAGCGGGTGATCGCCGAGATCGCGGATCCCGCACGGAAGCTGCTCACCCTCGCCGTCTCCGAGGGCGGCTACTCCGTGTCCCCGCGCACCGGCGGTCTGGACGTGGACTCCCCCGCTCTGCGCGCCGACCTCGACGACGCCCGTTCCGAGAACCCCGCCGCCCCGCGCACCGTGATCGGCCTGCTCGCCGCGGGCCTGACCGCCCGGGCCCGCAGTGGCGCGCCGTTCGCCGTGCTGCCCTGCGACAACGTCTCCGCCGCCGGCCGCACCACCCGCCGCATGGTCACCGAGTTCCTCCAGCTCTCGGGCGCCGACGAGGACGCTCTCACCTTCGTGCGCGAGCACGTCTCCTTCCCGGACGCGATGGTGGATCGGATCGTCCCGGCCACCACCCCCGCGACGAGCGCGCAAGTGGCCGCGCTGCTCGGGGTGCAGGACGATGCGCCGGTGCGGGCCGAGCAGTTCTCGATGTGGGTGATCGAGGACGACTTCCCCGCCGGGCGGCCCGCCTGGGAGCGGGGCGGGGCGATCATGAGCTCCGAGGTGGAGAAGTACGAGCAGGTCAAGCTGCGGATTCTCAACGGCCCGCACTCGCTGATCGCCTACCTCGGGGCGCTCGACGATCGCCCGACGATCCCCGCCGCCTTCGCCGAGGACTGGATCGCAGAGGCGACCCTCGCGCTCATCCACCACGAGAACCTCCCCACCATCGACCTGCCCGCGGACCTGGACGTGAACGGGTACATCGAGGACCTCACGCATCGCTGGCGGAACCACGACCTCGGCCACCGCACGGCCCAGGTCGGGTCCGACGGGTCGATGCGCCTGCCGCAGCGGGTGCCCACCCCCGCCCTCACGCACCTGCGCGCCGGGCGGTTGCCGGCGATGCTCGCGCTCACGGTCGCGGCCTGGTTCGCGTGTGTGGTGCCGCCCGCGGGCTTCGACCCCGGCGAGCAGGCGCGTGCGATGACCGACCCGGACCAGGCCCGGCTGCAGGAGGTCGCCGCAGGCACCACCACCCCGGCCGCCCACGCGCGGGCGCTCCTGGCCAGCGGCTGCCTCTCCACCGAGCTCGCCGCGCACGAGGAGTTCACCGACCTGGTGGGCGCCCTGCTGACCACCCTCGTCTCGGTCGGACCTCGCGCCGCGGCCGCCGAGGCCCTCACCCTCTCGATGAAGGAGAACCGCTGA
- a CDS encoding Ig-like domain-containing protein, protein MRSTARLIVAASLVAGGLIALPTAASADTVRDEIVTNNGPNGQTGPGTYGPYQFATSPEAGNSRARALQEVGYHRQGLSFRIGDNPNALVAFNLAPNIDQTDSPNSEVSDSAFTFIDIDSKVYVFDVTATDANGQPIDPADLEVDFDSRQAPAGRMTYIAQDNGDGSMRIRVADSAPANESGSTGHSTRVSISLANGLIGGIEYTNFRNMSWSGDAVRVDATREVTTEDEVAPPVADPDSDTTPQGVPVTVPLLDNDTPGDSPIDPTLTTLLDENGEPVDSVEIPDVGTFTVDDDGNAVFTPVPEFTGETPAVPYRITDEDGQTADSTVTVTVEPGEVAPPVADPDSDTTPQGVPVTVPLLDNDTPGDSPIDPTLTTLLDENGEPVDSVEIPDVGTFTVDDDGNAVFTPVPEFTGETPAVPYRITDEDGQTADSTVTVTVEPGEVAPPVADPDSDTTPQGVPVTVPLLDNDTPGDSPIDPTLTTLLDENGEPVDSVEIPDVGTFTVDDDGNAVFTPVPEFTGETPAVPYRITDEDGQTADSTVTVTVEPGEVAPPVADPDSDTTPQGVPVTVPLLDNDTPGDSPIDPTLTTLLDENGEPVDSVEIPDVGTFTVDDDGNAVFTPVPEFTGETPAVPYRITDEDGQTADSTVTVTVEPGEVAPPVADPDSDTTPQGVPVTVPLLDNDTPGDSPIDPTLTTLLDENGEPVDSVEIPDVGTFTVDDDGNAVFTPVPEFTGETPAVPYRITDEDGQTADSTVTVTVEPVTPEAVDDTATTPENTPVTVPILDNDDSGDEDVPLDPTTVDLIDPESGDPVDEVTVPGEGTFTVNPETGEVTFAPEDGFSGKTTPLLYTVQDENGTPTEAEIVVTVQPGTPDQPGTPDQPGTPDQPGTPDQPGTPDQPGTPDQPGNLDNPTIPTGDLQAQGPGIGMIVGGALASLMALAGGFAAIRRFRL, encoded by the coding sequence GTGCGAAGCACTGCTCGACTCATCGTTGCCGCCTCTCTGGTCGCAGGTGGCTTAATTGCCCTGCCGACCGCCGCCAGCGCGGACACGGTGCGCGATGAGATCGTCACGAACAACGGTCCAAACGGACAAACTGGTCCCGGCACCTACGGACCTTACCAATTCGCAACGAGCCCAGAGGCAGGCAACTCACGCGCGCGCGCTCTGCAGGAGGTCGGATACCACAGGCAGGGGCTGTCCTTCCGCATCGGCGACAACCCAAACGCGCTCGTCGCGTTCAATCTCGCGCCGAACATCGATCAGACCGATAGCCCGAACAGCGAGGTCTCGGACTCGGCTTTCACCTTCATCGACATCGACAGCAAGGTGTATGTATTCGATGTGACCGCGACAGATGCGAACGGTCAGCCGATCGACCCCGCGGACCTCGAGGTTGACTTCGACTCCCGACAGGCCCCTGCCGGACGAATGACCTATATCGCACAGGACAACGGCGACGGAAGCATGCGGATCCGCGTCGCAGACTCGGCGCCCGCGAATGAGTCTGGCTCCACGGGCCACTCCACGAGGGTATCCATCTCCCTGGCCAATGGGCTGATCGGTGGCATCGAGTACACGAACTTCCGCAACATGAGCTGGTCCGGAGACGCCGTGCGCGTCGATGCCACGCGCGAGGTGACGACCGAAGATGAGGTTGCGCCGCCGGTTGCCGATCCTGATTCGGACACGACTCCGCAGGGCGTGCCGGTGACGGTGCCGCTGCTGGACAATGACACCCCGGGCGATTCACCGATCGATCCGACGCTGACCACTCTGCTGGACGAGAACGGCGAGCCGGTCGACTCGGTCGAGATCCCGGATGTCGGCACGTTCACCGTGGACGACGACGGCAACGCGGTCTTCACGCCAGTGCCTGAATTCACGGGCGAGACCCCCGCGGTTCCGTACCGGATCACCGATGAAGATGGCCAGACCGCTGACTCCACCGTGACAGTCACGGTCGAGCCGGGCGAGGTTGCGCCGCCGGTTGCCGATCCTGATTCGGACACGACTCCGCAGGGCGTGCCGGTGACGGTGCCGCTGCTGGACAATGACACCCCGGGCGATTCACCGATCGATCCGACGCTGACCACTCTGCTGGACGAGAACGGCGAGCCGGTCGACTCGGTCGAGATCCCGGATGTCGGCACGTTCACCGTGGACGACGACGGCAACGCGGTCTTCACGCCAGTGCCTGAATTCACGGGCGAGACCCCCGCGGTTCCGTACCGGATCACCGATGAAGATGGCCAGACCGCTGACTCCACCGTGACAGTCACGGTCGAGCCGGGCGAGGTTGCGCCGCCGGTTGCCGATCCTGATTCGGACACGACTCCGCAGGGCGTGCCGGTGACGGTGCCGCTGCTGGACAATGACACCCCGGGCGATTCACCGATCGATCCGACGCTGACCACTCTGCTGGACGAGAACGGCGAGCCGGTCGACTCGGTCGAGATCCCGGATGTCGGCACGTTCACCGTGGACGACGACGGCAACGCGGTCTTCACGCCAGTGCCTGAATTCACGGGCGAGACCCCCGCGGTTCCGTACCGGATCACCGATGAAGATGGCCAGACCGCTGACTCCACCGTGACAGTCACGGTCGAGCCGGGCGAGGTTGCGCCGCCGGTTGCCGATCCTGATTCGGACACGACTCCGCAGGGCGTGCCGGTGACGGTGCCGCTGCTGGACAATGACACCCCGGGCGATTCACCGATCGATCCGACGCTGACCACTCTGCTGGACGAGAACGGCGAGCCGGTCGACTCGGTCGAGATCCCGGATGTCGGCACGTTCACCGTGGACGACGACGGCAACGCGGTCTTCACGCCAGTGCCTGAATTCACGGGCGAGACCCCCGCGGTTCCGTACCGGATCACCGATGAAGATGGCCAGACCGCTGACTCCACCGTGACAGTCACGGTCGAGCCGGGCGAGGTTGCGCCGCCGGTTGCCGATCCTGATTCGGACACGACTCCGCAGGGCGTGCCGGTGACGGTGCCGCTGCTGGACAATGACACCCCGGGCGATTCACCGATCGATCCGACGCTGACCACTCTGCTGGACGAGAACGGCGAGCCGGTCGACTCGGTCGAGATCCCGGATGTCGGCACGTTCACCGTGGACGACGACGGCAACGCGGTCTTCACGCCAGTGCCTGAATTCACGGGCGAGACCCCCGCGGTTCCGTACCGGATCACCGATGAAGATGGCCAGACCGCTGACTCCACCGTGACAGTCACGGTCGAGCCGGTCACTCCGGAAGCTGTGGATGACACAGCCACCACTCCTGAGAACACGCCGGTGACCGTACCCATCCTGGATAACGATGACTCGGGTGACGAGGATGTTCCACTGGATCCCACAACTGTGGACCTGATCGATCCGGAGTCGGGTGACCCAGTGGATGAGGTTACGGTTCCCGGCGAAGGCACGTTCACGGTGAATCCGGAGACGGGTGAGGTGACGTTCGCTCCGGAGGACGGTTTCTCCGGCAAGACAACGCCGTTGCTCTACACCGTTCAGGACGAGAACGGCACTCCAACGGAAGCCGAGATTGTGGTGACGGTACAGCCGGGCACCCCTGATCAGCCGGGCACCCCTGATCAGCCGGGCACCCCTGATCAGCCGGGCACCCCTGATCAGCCGGGCACCCCTGATCAGCCGGGCACCCCTGATCAGCCGGGCAACCTGGACAATCCGACGATCCCGACTGGTGACTTGCAGGCGCAGGGTCCTGGCATCGGAATGATCGTCGGCGGTGCGCTGGCATCACTGATGGCACTTGCCGGAGGGTTCGCAGCCATCAGGCGGTTCCGTCTCTGA